A genomic segment from Anabas testudineus chromosome 6, fAnaTes1.2, whole genome shotgun sequence encodes:
- the nfat5a gene encoding nuclear factor of activated T-cells 5a isoform X1, protein MYGFMHFAIGRTLVDGRVSSTSVSPHESVYDLLPKELQLQQSSTETNPSTMSQKSGGEAGPPPSAAVASDATSSTSSPSASSSLAMGVPSTGPSTTSSDHLKVPQHLHSTGGDGAGTSEMQGTEGAVSAPSRGNNGANTGDVGSGVLSGLGVQHPQTTPSKRRPVLSISPPPEDLFDDSQMSCQEEPAAPGPPGPDSEHSSSMWADDSVSNFSLLSSVSYNDNTEVPRKSRKRTPCQRPGPKPAPPEDSMDVFDADSAKAPHFVLSQLGTDKTSAMASSLESGTAVKGGSLSAQFPPRSDGKELKILVQPETQHRARYLTEGSRGSVKDRTQQGFPTVKLEGVSETVVLQVFVANDAGRVKPHGFYQACRVTGRNTTACKEVDIEGTTVIEIPLEPSSDMTLAVDCVGILKLRNADVEARIGVAGSKKKSTRARLAFRVNIPQPDGSVLTLQVPSSPILCTQPAGVPEILKKSLHSCSVRGGEEVFIIGKNFLKGTKVIFQENIADDTSWQAEAKIDMDLFHQNHLIVTAPPFHNQSITSPVSVGIFVMTNAGRSHEAQTFTYTPDSGDNSNVRTVKIEGPSLVETCIFDGQMKSMSAERTDCSGQPSKRQEDTPMEVSSNPPPTDVFKPSPDPLVSVQQTLELSSTPHPGGDSFQNPMPLQPEDVELSQAPPVFPSLESLSTIQKQDIAPAPSFSVSGDTTIPPVTAEVPQQFLRDPQESLPPESSNSSSGVVVMAMPQIANSSQSQPQQSQVSLFPQDGVVQLERAVRELQAGGNTTFQQVLEAAVAQQQLNSVLYSPAPSADLLQQHVQENMNSLRLGTTDNSLSTQQQIQIQQQMQQQQQQQQQQQQQIQQQFQQHQQQQILGNLQQQQQQQQVLTNMQMQQQLILQPQDQQQLQQRQLMDNIQQQQQLQQNQQQQVLNNIQLQDQQQQNQILTNLQQHQLQQQQQQQNQALSNLQQQQQLQEQQVLENLQQQLQAELLQPQIHTSPQVQQSVSLLQQAGELLTIQTSFPTQPPSHTSPPQQLFQSPRPLAETQSSQQQVQAALLQNTLTVLTGGSLNSEQQSSGSALYLSSNPQPQQQQQQQQQLAFISSMDTSTSQPQAVAIFQNQSQAQLSQMQQQSTPMDQQQSSQQNQSQPPQLPIGQQGSLFQSIPNHSEVNPVPQSQLSQPQQTGLLLCTTDLNPQAIAPAILFSAQTQGPSPMGSISVGIPQQDPAEPMSFQDQSSSGSNSTSTESQQQNLFQEQPMQVGPSSGSVSGSQPVELFLPQTSLSGLQSTIGSQELSNQASATGTTIFVVQGSVGVVASPGQQPPQQLFQTAVGGNVAPQGQANLFVFGIQNDSPQLLNSSGPTLPAQSQPQTSSHMQPLLDQPMAQASSSMPATMHSSLQNTLQAQMQSSLENAMQTSLQNAIQTNTQTDLQSSLQATIETSLPTPMQTNLQTQIQSSLQNQLQTSISASSNMDKIEDLLESLQKQ, encoded by the exons ATGCCACCTCTTCCACCTCCAGCCCCTCTGCCTCATCTTCCTTGGCCATGGGGGTCCCATCCACTGGCCCCTCTACTACTTCTTCAGATCATCTCAAGGTTCCCCAGCATCTCCACTCCACCGGAGGGGATGGGGCTGGAACTTCAGAGATGCAAGGTACGGAGGGTGCTGTATCTGCCCCCAGCAGAGGCAACAATGGGGCAAACACTGGAGATGTAGGGTCAGGAGTGTTGTCAGGGCTAGGAGTCCAGCACCCTCAGACCACCCCATCAAAACGGAGGCCTGTGTTGAGTATATCCCCACCACCTGAGGACCTGTTTGATGACAGCCAAATGTCTTGCCAAGAGGAGCCCGCTGCACCTGGTCCACCAGGCCCAGACTcagagcacagcagcagcatgtgggCTGATGACTCCGTCTCCAACTTCAGCTTGCTCAGCTCCGTCTCCTACAACGACAACACGGAAGTGCCGCGCAAGTCTAGAAAACGGACCCCTTGCCAGCGGCCTGGTCCCAAGCCCGCTCCTCCAGAGGACAGCATGGATGTGTTTGATGCTGACAGTGCCAAGGCCCCTCACTTTGTCCTTTCCCAGCTGGGCACAGACAAGACCAGTGCCATGGCCAG CTCGCTTGAGTCAGGGACTGCAGTGAAGGGTGGGTCACTGTCTGCTCAGTTCCCTCCGAGGAGTGATGGGAAGGAGCTAAAGATCCTGGTGCAGCCAGAGACACAGCACAGAGCTCGCTATCTAACGGAGGGCAGCAGAGGTTCTGTCAAAGACCGCACACAACAGGGATTCCCCACTGTCAAG CTGGAGGGTGTGAGTGAGACAGTTGTGCTACAGGTGTTTGTAGCGAATGATGCAGGCCGAGTGAAGCCTCACGGTTTCTACCAGGCATGTAGAGTGACAGGGCGCAACACTACTGCCTGCAAGGAGGTAGACATCGAGGGCACCACTGTTATTGAGATCCCTCTGGAGCCCAGTAGTGACATGACACTTGC TGTGGATTGTGTCGGAATTTTAAAGCTACGTAATGCCGATGTGGAGGCCCGCATTGGTGTAGCAGGATCCAAGAAGAAAAGCACTCGCGCTAGGCTGGCCTTCAGAGTCAACATCCCTCAGCCTGATGGATCTGTCCTCACTCTACAGGTCCCCTCATCACCTATCCTCTGCA CTCAGCCAGCAGGAGTGCCAGAGATCCTGAAGAAGAGTCTTCACAGCTGCTCAGTGAGAGGTGGAGAGGAAGTTTTTATCATTGGAAAGAACTTCCTGAAAGGAACCAAAGTTATTTTTCAGGAGAATATTGCAG atgATACTTCCTGGCAAGCCGAGGCAAAGATTGACATGGACCTTTTCCATCAG AACCATCTGATAGTGACCGCCCCTCCTTTCCATAACCAGTCAATCACTTCTCCTGTTTCTGTGGGAATTTTTGTGATGACAAATGCTGGTAGATCACATGAAGCCCAGACCTTCACCTACACTCCAGACTCAG GTGATAACTCAAATGTCCGGACAGTAAAAATAGAGGGACCCTCCCTGGTTGAGACTTGTATATTTGATGGCCAGATGAAATCCATGTCTGCTGAGCGAACTGATTGCTCTGGTCAGCCTTCAAAAAGGCAAGAGGACACCCCCATGGAAGTGTCTAGCAATCCACCACCCACAGATGTCTTTAAG CCATCCCCTGACCCCCTAGTCTCAGTCCAGCAGACTCTGGAGCTCAGCTCTACTCCTCATCCAGGTGGAGATTCCTTTCAGAACCCAATGCCCCTACAACCTGAAGATGTGGAGCTTTCTCAGGCACCACCTGTCTTCCCTAGTCTAGAGTCTCTTAGCACTATTCAAAAGCAAGACATTGCCCCTGCACCGTCCTTCTCAGTATCGGGGGACACCACAATCCCACCTGTGACAGCCGAGGTCCCTCAGCAATTCCTTAGAGACCCTCAAGAGAGCCTGCCACCTGAGAGttccaacagcagcagtggagttgTAGTCATGGCCATGCCTCAGATAGCAAATTCCTCTCAGTCCCAGCCACAACAGTCACAGGTTTCCCTGTTCCCCCAGGATGGGGTGGTCCAGCTGGAGAGGGCAGTAAGGGAGTTACAGGCTGGAGGCAACACCACATTCCAACAGGTGTTGGAGGCGGCTGTAGCCCAGCAACAATTAAACTCTGTGCTTTACAGCCCTGCACCCTCCGCAGATTTGCTTCAGCAGCATGTCCAGGAGAACATGAACAGCCTAAGATTGGGAACCACAGATAATTCACTTTCTACACAgcaacagatacagatacaacagcagatgcagcagcagcagcagcaacaacaacagcaacaacaacaaatacagcaacaatttcaacagcatcaacaacagCAAATCCTTGGTAAccttcaacaacagcaacaacagcagcaagtTCTTACCAACATGCAGATGCAACAGCAACTGATATTACAGCCACAAGACCAACAGCAACTCCAGCAGCGGCAGCTCATGGATAATatccaacagcagcaacagttgCAACAAAATCAGCAACAGCAAGTCCTTAACAACATTCAGCTTCAGgatcagcaacaacaaaatcaaattcTTACCAATTTACAGCAACATCAgctacaacagcagcaacagcagcaaaatcaAGCTTTGAGCaatctacaacagcaacagcaactgcaggagcagcaggtcTTGGAGaatttgcagcagcagctccaggctgagtTGCTCCAGCCCCAGATCCACACCTCCCCCCAGGTACAGCAGTCCGTGTCCCTCCTTCAGCAGGCTGGAGAGCTGCTCACCATTCAGACCAGCTTTCCAACACAGCCTCCATCCCACACATCTCCCCCACAGCAGCTCTTCCAGTCACCCAGGCCCCTGGCGGAAACCCAGAGCTCCCAACAACAGGTCCAGGCTGCCCTGCTCCAGAATACACTGACTGTTTTGACTGGTGGCAGTCTCAACTCGGAGCAGCAGTCCTCTGGGTCAGCCCTTTACTTGTCCTCAAATCCTCAGCcccaacaacagcaacaacaacagcagcagcttgcATTCATCTCTTCTATGGATACTTCTACCAGCCAGCCACAAGCAGTTGCAATTTTTCAGAACCAATCCCAAGCCCAGCTTTCCCAAATGCAGCAACAGAGCACCCCCATGGACCAGCAGCAATCGTCTCAACAGAATCAATCACAGCCACCACAGCTGCCAATAGGCCAGCAGGGCTCCCTGTTCCAAAGTATCCCAAACCATTCAGAGGTTAACCCTGTCCCTCAGAGCCAACTCTCCCAACCCCAGCAGACAGGTCTGCTCCTCTGCACCACAGATCTTAATCCCCAGGCTATTGCACCAGCTATTCTTTTCAGCGCCCAGACTCAAGGGCCTTCCCCTATGGGTAGCATTAGCGTTGGAATCCCCCAGCAAGACCCAGCAGAACCTATGTCCTTCCAAGACCAGAGCTCGTCAGGCAGCAACTCTACATCCACCGAGAGCCAACAGCAGAATCTGTTCCAGGAACAGCCTATGCAAGTTGGCCCAAGCTCTGGCAGCGTCTCAGGTAGTCAACCTGTGGAGCTGTTCCTGCCACAGACATCTTTGTCTGGCCTGCAGAGCACTATTGGCTCACAGGAGCTGAGCAACCAGGCCTCAGCCACTGGTACAACCATCTTTGTGGTCCAGGGTAGTGTGGGTGTAGTAGCCAGCCCTGGCCAGCAGCCTCCACAGCAACTTTTCCAGACAGCTGTTGGTGGAAATGTGGCTCCACAAGGACAGGCcaacttgtttgtgtttggcatCCAGAATG ATTCACCCCAGCTGCTTAATTCTTCTGGACCCACCCTGCCAGCTCAGAGCCAGCCCCAAACCTCCAGTCACATGCAGCCTCTGTTGGACCAGCCCATGGCCCAGGCTTCCTCCTCGATGCCGGCCACCATGCACAGTAGCTTGCAGAACACCCTCCAGGCACAGATGCAGTCCAGCTTAGAGAATGCCATGCAGACCAGCCTGCAAAATGCAATACAGACAAACACGCAAACAGATCTACAGTCCAGTTTACAGGCAACCATAGAAACAAGCCTGCCAACTCCAATGCAGACCAAtctgcagacacagatacagagcaGCTTACAGAATCAATTGCAAACATCAATATCTGCATCATCCAACATGGATAAAATTGAGGACCTACTGGAAAGTCTACAGAAGCAGTGA
- the nfat5a gene encoding nuclear factor of activated T-cells 5a isoform X2 yields MPSDFISLFSSDLDLNSPKSLYSKESVYDLLPKELQLQQSSTETNPSTMSQKSGGEAGPPPSAAVASDATSSTSSPSASSSLAMGVPSTGPSTTSSDHLKVPQHLHSTGGDGAGTSEMQGTEGAVSAPSRGNNGANTGDVGSGVLSGLGVQHPQTTPSKRRPVLSISPPPEDLFDDSQMSCQEEPAAPGPPGPDSEHSSSMWADDSVSNFSLLSSVSYNDNTEVPRKSRKRTPCQRPGPKPAPPEDSMDVFDADSAKAPHFVLSQLGTDKTSAMASSLESGTAVKGGSLSAQFPPRSDGKELKILVQPETQHRARYLTEGSRGSVKDRTQQGFPTVKLEGVSETVVLQVFVANDAGRVKPHGFYQACRVTGRNTTACKEVDIEGTTVIEIPLEPSSDMTLAVDCVGILKLRNADVEARIGVAGSKKKSTRARLAFRVNIPQPDGSVLTLQVPSSPILCTQPAGVPEILKKSLHSCSVRGGEEVFIIGKNFLKGTKVIFQENIADDTSWQAEAKIDMDLFHQNHLIVTAPPFHNQSITSPVSVGIFVMTNAGRSHEAQTFTYTPDSGDNSNVRTVKIEGPSLVETCIFDGQMKSMSAERTDCSGQPSKRQEDTPMEVSSNPPPTDVFKPSPDPLVSVQQTLELSSTPHPGGDSFQNPMPLQPEDVELSQAPPVFPSLESLSTIQKQDIAPAPSFSVSGDTTIPPVTAEVPQQFLRDPQESLPPESSNSSSGVVVMAMPQIANSSQSQPQQSQVSLFPQDGVVQLERAVRELQAGGNTTFQQVLEAAVAQQQLNSVLYSPAPSADLLQQHVQENMNSLRLGTTDNSLSTQQQIQIQQQMQQQQQQQQQQQQQIQQQFQQHQQQQILGNLQQQQQQQQVLTNMQMQQQLILQPQDQQQLQQRQLMDNIQQQQQLQQNQQQQVLNNIQLQDQQQQNQILTNLQQHQLQQQQQQQNQALSNLQQQQQLQEQQVLENLQQQLQAELLQPQIHTSPQVQQSVSLLQQAGELLTIQTSFPTQPPSHTSPPQQLFQSPRPLAETQSSQQQVQAALLQNTLTVLTGGSLNSEQQSSGSALYLSSNPQPQQQQQQQQQLAFISSMDTSTSQPQAVAIFQNQSQAQLSQMQQQSTPMDQQQSSQQNQSQPPQLPIGQQGSLFQSIPNHSEVNPVPQSQLSQPQQTGLLLCTTDLNPQAIAPAILFSAQTQGPSPMGSISVGIPQQDPAEPMSFQDQSSSGSNSTSTESQQQNLFQEQPMQVGPSSGSVSGSQPVELFLPQTSLSGLQSTIGSQELSNQASATGTTIFVVQGSVGVVASPGQQPPQQLFQTAVGGNVAPQGQANLFVFGIQNDSPQLLNSSGPTLPAQSQPQTSSHMQPLLDQPMAQASSSMPATMHSSLQNTLQAQMQSSLENAMQTSLQNAIQTNTQTDLQSSLQATIETSLPTPMQTNLQTQIQSSLQNQLQTSISASSNMDKIEDLLESLQKQ; encoded by the exons ATGCCACCTCTTCCACCTCCAGCCCCTCTGCCTCATCTTCCTTGGCCATGGGGGTCCCATCCACTGGCCCCTCTACTACTTCTTCAGATCATCTCAAGGTTCCCCAGCATCTCCACTCCACCGGAGGGGATGGGGCTGGAACTTCAGAGATGCAAGGTACGGAGGGTGCTGTATCTGCCCCCAGCAGAGGCAACAATGGGGCAAACACTGGAGATGTAGGGTCAGGAGTGTTGTCAGGGCTAGGAGTCCAGCACCCTCAGACCACCCCATCAAAACGGAGGCCTGTGTTGAGTATATCCCCACCACCTGAGGACCTGTTTGATGACAGCCAAATGTCTTGCCAAGAGGAGCCCGCTGCACCTGGTCCACCAGGCCCAGACTcagagcacagcagcagcatgtgggCTGATGACTCCGTCTCCAACTTCAGCTTGCTCAGCTCCGTCTCCTACAACGACAACACGGAAGTGCCGCGCAAGTCTAGAAAACGGACCCCTTGCCAGCGGCCTGGTCCCAAGCCCGCTCCTCCAGAGGACAGCATGGATGTGTTTGATGCTGACAGTGCCAAGGCCCCTCACTTTGTCCTTTCCCAGCTGGGCACAGACAAGACCAGTGCCATGGCCAG CTCGCTTGAGTCAGGGACTGCAGTGAAGGGTGGGTCACTGTCTGCTCAGTTCCCTCCGAGGAGTGATGGGAAGGAGCTAAAGATCCTGGTGCAGCCAGAGACACAGCACAGAGCTCGCTATCTAACGGAGGGCAGCAGAGGTTCTGTCAAAGACCGCACACAACAGGGATTCCCCACTGTCAAG CTGGAGGGTGTGAGTGAGACAGTTGTGCTACAGGTGTTTGTAGCGAATGATGCAGGCCGAGTGAAGCCTCACGGTTTCTACCAGGCATGTAGAGTGACAGGGCGCAACACTACTGCCTGCAAGGAGGTAGACATCGAGGGCACCACTGTTATTGAGATCCCTCTGGAGCCCAGTAGTGACATGACACTTGC TGTGGATTGTGTCGGAATTTTAAAGCTACGTAATGCCGATGTGGAGGCCCGCATTGGTGTAGCAGGATCCAAGAAGAAAAGCACTCGCGCTAGGCTGGCCTTCAGAGTCAACATCCCTCAGCCTGATGGATCTGTCCTCACTCTACAGGTCCCCTCATCACCTATCCTCTGCA CTCAGCCAGCAGGAGTGCCAGAGATCCTGAAGAAGAGTCTTCACAGCTGCTCAGTGAGAGGTGGAGAGGAAGTTTTTATCATTGGAAAGAACTTCCTGAAAGGAACCAAAGTTATTTTTCAGGAGAATATTGCAG atgATACTTCCTGGCAAGCCGAGGCAAAGATTGACATGGACCTTTTCCATCAG AACCATCTGATAGTGACCGCCCCTCCTTTCCATAACCAGTCAATCACTTCTCCTGTTTCTGTGGGAATTTTTGTGATGACAAATGCTGGTAGATCACATGAAGCCCAGACCTTCACCTACACTCCAGACTCAG GTGATAACTCAAATGTCCGGACAGTAAAAATAGAGGGACCCTCCCTGGTTGAGACTTGTATATTTGATGGCCAGATGAAATCCATGTCTGCTGAGCGAACTGATTGCTCTGGTCAGCCTTCAAAAAGGCAAGAGGACACCCCCATGGAAGTGTCTAGCAATCCACCACCCACAGATGTCTTTAAG CCATCCCCTGACCCCCTAGTCTCAGTCCAGCAGACTCTGGAGCTCAGCTCTACTCCTCATCCAGGTGGAGATTCCTTTCAGAACCCAATGCCCCTACAACCTGAAGATGTGGAGCTTTCTCAGGCACCACCTGTCTTCCCTAGTCTAGAGTCTCTTAGCACTATTCAAAAGCAAGACATTGCCCCTGCACCGTCCTTCTCAGTATCGGGGGACACCACAATCCCACCTGTGACAGCCGAGGTCCCTCAGCAATTCCTTAGAGACCCTCAAGAGAGCCTGCCACCTGAGAGttccaacagcagcagtggagttgTAGTCATGGCCATGCCTCAGATAGCAAATTCCTCTCAGTCCCAGCCACAACAGTCACAGGTTTCCCTGTTCCCCCAGGATGGGGTGGTCCAGCTGGAGAGGGCAGTAAGGGAGTTACAGGCTGGAGGCAACACCACATTCCAACAGGTGTTGGAGGCGGCTGTAGCCCAGCAACAATTAAACTCTGTGCTTTACAGCCCTGCACCCTCCGCAGATTTGCTTCAGCAGCATGTCCAGGAGAACATGAACAGCCTAAGATTGGGAACCACAGATAATTCACTTTCTACACAgcaacagatacagatacaacagcagatgcagcagcagcagcagcaacaacaacagcaacaacaacaaatacagcaacaatttcaacagcatcaacaacagCAAATCCTTGGTAAccttcaacaacagcaacaacagcagcaagtTCTTACCAACATGCAGATGCAACAGCAACTGATATTACAGCCACAAGACCAACAGCAACTCCAGCAGCGGCAGCTCATGGATAATatccaacagcagcaacagttgCAACAAAATCAGCAACAGCAAGTCCTTAACAACATTCAGCTTCAGgatcagcaacaacaaaatcaaattcTTACCAATTTACAGCAACATCAgctacaacagcagcaacagcagcaaaatcaAGCTTTGAGCaatctacaacagcaacagcaactgcaggagcagcaggtcTTGGAGaatttgcagcagcagctccaggctgagtTGCTCCAGCCCCAGATCCACACCTCCCCCCAGGTACAGCAGTCCGTGTCCCTCCTTCAGCAGGCTGGAGAGCTGCTCACCATTCAGACCAGCTTTCCAACACAGCCTCCATCCCACACATCTCCCCCACAGCAGCTCTTCCAGTCACCCAGGCCCCTGGCGGAAACCCAGAGCTCCCAACAACAGGTCCAGGCTGCCCTGCTCCAGAATACACTGACTGTTTTGACTGGTGGCAGTCTCAACTCGGAGCAGCAGTCCTCTGGGTCAGCCCTTTACTTGTCCTCAAATCCTCAGCcccaacaacagcaacaacaacagcagcagcttgcATTCATCTCTTCTATGGATACTTCTACCAGCCAGCCACAAGCAGTTGCAATTTTTCAGAACCAATCCCAAGCCCAGCTTTCCCAAATGCAGCAACAGAGCACCCCCATGGACCAGCAGCAATCGTCTCAACAGAATCAATCACAGCCACCACAGCTGCCAATAGGCCAGCAGGGCTCCCTGTTCCAAAGTATCCCAAACCATTCAGAGGTTAACCCTGTCCCTCAGAGCCAACTCTCCCAACCCCAGCAGACAGGTCTGCTCCTCTGCACCACAGATCTTAATCCCCAGGCTATTGCACCAGCTATTCTTTTCAGCGCCCAGACTCAAGGGCCTTCCCCTATGGGTAGCATTAGCGTTGGAATCCCCCAGCAAGACCCAGCAGAACCTATGTCCTTCCAAGACCAGAGCTCGTCAGGCAGCAACTCTACATCCACCGAGAGCCAACAGCAGAATCTGTTCCAGGAACAGCCTATGCAAGTTGGCCCAAGCTCTGGCAGCGTCTCAGGTAGTCAACCTGTGGAGCTGTTCCTGCCACAGACATCTTTGTCTGGCCTGCAGAGCACTATTGGCTCACAGGAGCTGAGCAACCAGGCCTCAGCCACTGGTACAACCATCTTTGTGGTCCAGGGTAGTGTGGGTGTAGTAGCCAGCCCTGGCCAGCAGCCTCCACAGCAACTTTTCCAGACAGCTGTTGGTGGAAATGTGGCTCCACAAGGACAGGCcaacttgtttgtgtttggcatCCAGAATG ATTCACCCCAGCTGCTTAATTCTTCTGGACCCACCCTGCCAGCTCAGAGCCAGCCCCAAACCTCCAGTCACATGCAGCCTCTGTTGGACCAGCCCATGGCCCAGGCTTCCTCCTCGATGCCGGCCACCATGCACAGTAGCTTGCAGAACACCCTCCAGGCACAGATGCAGTCCAGCTTAGAGAATGCCATGCAGACCAGCCTGCAAAATGCAATACAGACAAACACGCAAACAGATCTACAGTCCAGTTTACAGGCAACCATAGAAACAAGCCTGCCAACTCCAATGCAGACCAAtctgcagacacagatacagagcaGCTTACAGAATCAATTGCAAACATCAATATCTGCATCATCCAACATGGATAAAATTGAGGACCTACTGGAAAGTCTACAGAAGCAGTGA